In Streptomyces chartreusis, the following proteins share a genomic window:
- a CDS encoding ABC transporter ATP-binding protein, producing the protein MTELELRDLRKTYTARGRPPVDAVRGIDLTLRSGELLGLLGPSGCGKSTTLRMIAGLETVTGGDVLVGGSSVISRPAQQRNIGVAFENYALYPPLTVAENLAFGLKARRRADRGDVARKVEEIAERVDLTGILDARPAGLSSGQKQRVSLARALIREPDVLLLDEPLSHLDAAQRDTTRRELKRIQRDLGHTTILVTHDQEEALSLADRIAVMKDGVIQQLGTPYEIYDSPANLFVADFVGEPAINLLPGVATDDGHARLSDTARIALPVPVAAGREVVVGIRPEDLSLTGGDGLAARVVAHEPLLESGIATLALDGVESPLVVLTDAEVRLAHDDRVHVTADPDLTHVFDAETGDSLR; encoded by the coding sequence ATGACCGAGCTGGAGCTACGTGATCTGCGCAAGACCTACACGGCGCGGGGGCGTCCGCCGGTGGACGCCGTACGCGGTATCGACCTGACCCTGCGCTCCGGCGAACTGCTCGGGCTGCTCGGCCCGTCGGGCTGCGGGAAGTCCACGACGCTGCGGATGATCGCCGGGCTGGAGACGGTGACCGGAGGGGACGTCCTGGTCGGCGGTTCGTCGGTGATCTCCCGGCCCGCGCAGCAGCGCAACATCGGGGTGGCGTTCGAGAACTACGCCCTGTACCCGCCGCTGACGGTGGCGGAGAACCTGGCCTTCGGCCTCAAGGCCCGCCGGCGGGCCGACCGGGGGGACGTGGCCCGCAAGGTCGAGGAGATCGCCGAGCGCGTCGACCTCACCGGCATCCTCGACGCCCGGCCCGCGGGCCTGTCCAGCGGCCAGAAGCAGCGCGTGTCCCTGGCCCGCGCGCTGATCCGCGAACCCGACGTGCTCCTCCTCGACGAGCCGCTGTCCCACCTCGACGCGGCGCAGCGCGACACGACCCGCCGTGAACTGAAGCGCATCCAGCGGGACCTGGGCCACACCACCATCCTCGTCACCCACGACCAGGAGGAGGCCCTCTCCCTCGCCGACCGGATCGCCGTGATGAAGGACGGCGTGATCCAGCAGCTCGGCACCCCGTACGAGATCTACGACAGCCCCGCCAACCTCTTCGTCGCGGACTTCGTCGGCGAACCGGCGATCAACCTGCTTCCGGGGGTGGCGACGGACGACGGCCACGCCCGCCTGTCCGACACGGCACGGATCGCGCTGCCGGTGCCGGTGGCGGCGGGCCGCGAGGTGGTGGTCGGGATCCGCCCGGAGGACCTGAGCCTGACCGGCGGGGACGGCCTCGCCGCCCGCGTCGTCGCCCACGAGCCCCTGCTGGAGTCGGGCATCGCGACCCTCGCCCTCGACGGCGTCGAAAGCCCCCTCGTCGTCCTGACCGACGCCGAGGTCCGCCTCGCCCACGACGACCGCGTCCACGTCACCGCCGACCCTGACCTCACCCATGTCTTCGACGCCGAGACGGGAGACTCCCTGCGATGA
- a CDS encoding DeoR/GlpR family DNA-binding transcription regulator: MNNAQQGPAARQAAMAERVLAEGSATAAELAERFGVSLMTIHRDLDELERQGIVRKFRGGVTAQPSGVFESNVQYRLKTMRAEKAAVAERALKMVEPGMAIMLDDSTSTLEIARRLRLGEVTPLTVVTNFLEAINMLSDQRGIHLMALGGDYDPLHSSFLGVSCVEAIGQLRVDVCFASTSAVHGGYAYHQEQHIVSVKRAMLDAAARNVLLIDHTKLARVALHRVVPLSRFDLLLVDDGASAEALRDLDENKVPYEVCAKPATVTKGSDDRAGAT; this comes from the coding sequence ATGAACAACGCACAGCAGGGCCCCGCCGCCCGTCAGGCCGCGATGGCCGAGCGGGTCCTCGCCGAGGGTTCCGCGACCGCCGCCGAGCTGGCCGAGCGGTTCGGGGTGAGCCTGATGACCATCCACCGGGACCTCGACGAGCTCGAACGGCAGGGGATCGTACGGAAGTTCCGGGGCGGGGTGACGGCGCAGCCGTCCGGGGTCTTCGAGTCGAACGTGCAGTACCGGCTGAAGACCATGCGCGCGGAGAAGGCCGCCGTCGCCGAGCGGGCGCTGAAGATGGTCGAGCCCGGCATGGCGATCATGCTGGACGACTCCACCTCCACCCTGGAGATAGCCCGCAGGCTGCGGCTCGGGGAGGTGACCCCGCTGACGGTCGTCACCAACTTCCTGGAGGCGATCAACATGCTCTCCGACCAGCGCGGCATCCACCTCATGGCCCTCGGCGGCGACTACGACCCGCTGCACTCCTCCTTCCTCGGCGTGTCCTGCGTCGAGGCGATCGGGCAGCTGCGGGTGGACGTCTGCTTCGCGTCGACGTCGGCCGTGCACGGGGGTTACGCCTACCACCAGGAGCAGCACATCGTGTCGGTGAAGCGGGCGATGCTCGACGCGGCCGCCCGCAACGTCCTGCTGATCGACCACACCAAGCTCGCCCGGGTCGCCCTGCACCGGGTGGTCCCCCTGTCCCGCTTCGACCTGCTCCTCGTGGACGACGGTGCGTCGGCCGAGGCGCTGCGGGACCTGGACGAGAACAAGGTCCCTTACGAAGTCTGCGCGAAGCCGGCGACCGTGACGAAGGGCAGCGATGACCGAGCTGGAGCTACGTGA
- a CDS encoding ABC transporter ATP-binding protein has protein sequence MIRLRDVRKTYGRVTALDGLELDVREGEFFCLLGPSGAGKTTTLKTVAGLETPDAGTVELDGRDMRGVEPYDRGVAMCFESYALYPHRSAYDNLASPLRSPRHRLPAEKARERIGEVADLLGISALLDRPVGRLSNGQRQRVALGRVLVRPARAFLLDEPLSHLDAKLRQQMRAELKAIGAVRRTTTLYVTHDSVEALALGDRIGVIRNGRIVQTGTREEIWYRPHDTEVARAFGRPRINLLPGAVTADGGFRSADGKVELPIRAEAAPGTDVLIGVRPRDLTLGEDPGHELTGTVYVTEVLGRSVEVTVRLGEQHLSLVAPRGEATALRPDDPVRLSVRPENLLLFEADRPERPGRRIGQ, from the coding sequence ATGATCCGGCTGCGGGACGTACGCAAGACGTACGGCAGGGTCACCGCCCTCGACGGCCTCGAACTGGACGTGCGCGAGGGCGAGTTCTTCTGCCTGCTCGGCCCCTCGGGCGCCGGCAAGACCACGACCCTCAAGACCGTCGCCGGCCTGGAGACCCCCGACGCCGGCACGGTCGAGCTCGACGGCAGGGACATGCGCGGCGTCGAGCCCTACGACCGCGGCGTCGCGATGTGCTTCGAGAGCTACGCCCTCTACCCGCACAGGTCGGCCTACGACAACCTGGCCTCGCCGCTCCGCTCCCCACGCCACCGCCTCCCCGCGGAAAAGGCCCGGGAGCGGATCGGCGAGGTCGCCGACCTCCTCGGCATCTCGGCCCTGCTGGACCGCCCCGTCGGCCGGCTCTCCAATGGCCAGCGGCAGCGCGTCGCCCTCGGCCGCGTCCTGGTCCGCCCGGCCCGCGCCTTCCTCCTCGACGAGCCGCTGTCCCATCTGGACGCCAAGCTGCGCCAGCAGATGCGGGCGGAACTGAAGGCGATCGGGGCGGTGCGGCGCACGACCACCCTCTACGTCACCCACGACTCGGTCGAGGCGCTGGCGCTGGGCGACCGGATCGGGGTGATCCGTAACGGGCGGATCGTGCAGACGGGAACCCGGGAGGAGATCTGGTACCGGCCCCACGACACGGAGGTCGCGCGGGCCTTCGGGCGGCCCCGGATCAACCTGCTGCCGGGCGCGGTCACCGCCGACGGCGGCTTCCGTTCCGCCGACGGCAAGGTCGAGTTGCCGATCCGGGCCGAGGCGGCCCCCGGCACCGACGTCCTGATCGGCGTCCGGCCCCGCGATCTCACCCTCGGCGAGGACCCCGGGCACGAGCTCACCGGCACCGTCTACGTCACGGAGGTCCTCGGCCGGTCCGTGGAGGTCACCGTCCGGCTCGGCGAGCAGCATCTGTCCCTGGTCGCCCCGCGCGGCGAGGCGACCGCCCTTCGGCCCGACGATCCGGTACGACTGTCGGTCCGGCCTGAGAACCTGCTGCTGTTCGAGGCCGACCGGCCGGAGCGTCCAGGACGAAGGATCGGGCAATGA
- a CDS encoding carbohydrate ABC transporter permease: protein MTLRKRLLGWLADAALILYFVFALFPIAWMVILSLKPTNQLFSTYFSFSPTLDGYRTVLGDSEGIPFLRFFVNSLVVSVGAVVLSLLVGLPAAYASARWRFRGSENLMFTLLSFRFAPELTVIIPLFVLYQKLGLFDTYVGMVWVLQLVTLPLIVWIMRSYFADLTPELEQAALLDGYTRKQAFLRIALPLVKPGVAAVSLLAFIFAWNNFVFPLILTSNEAQTVTVGALSFLGGDRPKYNLTAAAALVSVVPPLLLALTIQRYLVRGLSFGAVKS, encoded by the coding sequence ATGACCCTGCGCAAACGCCTGTTGGGGTGGCTCGCGGACGCCGCCCTCATCCTCTACTTCGTCTTCGCCCTGTTCCCGATCGCCTGGATGGTGATCCTGTCGCTGAAGCCGACGAACCAGCTCTTCTCCACCTACTTCTCCTTCTCCCCCACCCTCGACGGCTACCGCACGGTCCTCGGTGACAGCGAGGGCATCCCGTTCCTGCGGTTCTTCGTCAACAGCCTGGTCGTGTCGGTCGGCGCCGTGGTCCTCTCGCTCCTCGTGGGGCTCCCGGCGGCGTACGCCTCGGCGCGCTGGCGGTTCAGGGGCTCGGAGAACCTGATGTTCACGCTGCTGTCGTTCCGGTTCGCCCCCGAACTCACCGTGATCATCCCGCTGTTCGTGCTGTACCAGAAGCTCGGCCTGTTCGACACGTACGTCGGCATGGTGTGGGTGCTCCAACTGGTCACCCTGCCGCTGATCGTGTGGATCATGCGGTCCTACTTCGCCGACCTGACGCCCGAGCTGGAACAGGCGGCGCTGCTGGACGGCTACACCCGCAAGCAGGCGTTCCTCCGGATCGCCCTGCCGCTGGTGAAGCCGGGCGTGGCGGCCGTGTCCCTGCTCGCCTTCATCTTCGCCTGGAACAACTTCGTCTTCCCGCTGATCCTCACCTCCAACGAGGCCCAGACCGTGACCGTGGGCGCACTGTCCTTCCTCGGCGGCGACCGGCCCAAGTACAACCTCACGGCCGCCGCCGCGCTCGTCTCCGTCGTACCGCCGCTGCTGCTCGCGCTGACGATCCAGCGGTATCTGGTGCGCGGGCTGTCGTTCGGGGCGGTGAAGTCATGA
- a CDS encoding carbohydrate ABC transporter permease, which translates to MGWRLALRPYVLIVPALLLTCGILYPFGLGLYYTLFDFSASKPQPDMVRFENYQTVFTQEAFWNSAWVTVLYAVGAAAVETVLGVAVALLLHRSTIVGRVLEKILILPLMIAPVIAAIIWKLMLQPSVGVVNYLLRPFGLGGVQWTDTPTGALLSSIAVDVWVYTPFVAILALAGLRSLPTSPFEAAAVDGAGWWYTFRRLTLPMLWPYVLVAVIFRFMDSLKVFDIIYALTEGGPGDSTVVLQIRAYLEAIRFQRYSFGISYTIVLWAVVYLAAMVLVKHLGKIQRKAAEAK; encoded by the coding sequence ATGGGATGGCGGCTCGCCCTTCGCCCGTACGTCCTGATCGTCCCCGCCCTGCTGCTGACCTGCGGGATCCTCTATCCCTTCGGGCTCGGCCTCTACTACACGCTGTTCGACTTCTCGGCGAGCAAGCCGCAGCCGGACATGGTGCGGTTCGAGAACTACCAGACCGTCTTCACCCAGGAGGCGTTCTGGAACTCGGCGTGGGTGACGGTGCTGTACGCGGTGGGGGCGGCCGCCGTGGAGACCGTGCTCGGAGTCGCCGTCGCCCTGCTGCTGCACCGCTCGACGATCGTCGGGCGGGTACTGGAGAAGATCCTCATCCTGCCGCTGATGATCGCCCCGGTGATCGCTGCGATCATCTGGAAGCTGATGCTCCAGCCGTCGGTCGGCGTGGTGAACTACCTGCTCAGACCGTTCGGGCTGGGCGGGGTGCAGTGGACGGACACGCCGACCGGGGCGCTGCTGTCGTCCATCGCCGTGGACGTGTGGGTGTACACGCCGTTCGTCGCGATCCTCGCGCTCGCCGGGCTGCGCTCCCTGCCCACCTCCCCGTTCGAGGCGGCGGCCGTCGACGGGGCGGGCTGGTGGTACACCTTCCGGCGGCTGACGCTGCCGATGCTGTGGCCGTACGTCCTGGTCGCGGTGATCTTCCGGTTCATGGACTCGCTGAAGGTGTTCGACATCATCTACGCCCTCACCGAGGGCGGACCCGGTGACTCGACCGTCGTGCTGCAGATCCGGGCCTACCTGGAGGCGATCCGCTTCCAGCGTTACTCGTTCGGCATCAGCTACACGATCGTGCTGTGGGCCGTGGTGTATCTCGCCGCGATGGTGCTGGTGAAGCACCTGGGGAAGATCCAGCGGAAGGCGGCCGAGGCGAAATGA
- a CDS encoding ABC transporter substrate-binding protein, with translation MDTHVHDRRRFLALSAALAATPALTACGAGFGGDDSKSDGSAADDVTGSFDWKREKGTTVKALLNKHPYTDALIADLKSFTERTGIKVEYDVFPEDNYFDKLTVDLSSGRASYDVFMLGAYMVWQYGPPGWLEDLGPWMRNASATGSEWDQADFFPNLLQADQWSLKAGAPLGQGGQYALPWGWETNVVAYNTDVFRKLGLKPAESFDELRDIAGVIKRKAPGAGFDGMYGIAVRGSRSWATIHPGFMTMYARNGLKDFTVEGGKLTPAMNTPEAVAFTEDWAGMVKQGGPPSWTSYTWYQCSSDLGAKKAGMLFDADTAAYFQAVEGASPASGKIAFHPGPKGPDGSLATNMWIWSLGMNAKSKKKSASWLFLQWATGKEHLRRSAITHNHIDPVRRSIADDAAYKNKMKHLPGFIETFETVVDQTKIQFTPQAQFFDATTSWASALQEIYGGKGAESVLGRLAGDLADKVG, from the coding sequence ATGGACACGCACGTGCACGACCGCCGACGGTTCCTGGCGCTGAGCGCAGCCCTGGCCGCCACGCCTGCGCTGACCGCGTGCGGTGCCGGGTTCGGCGGCGACGACAGCAAGAGCGACGGCTCGGCGGCGGACGACGTCACCGGCTCCTTCGACTGGAAGCGGGAGAAGGGCACCACCGTCAAGGCGCTGCTCAACAAGCACCCGTACACCGACGCACTCATCGCCGACCTGAAGTCGTTCACCGAGCGGACCGGCATCAAGGTCGAGTACGACGTCTTCCCCGAGGACAACTACTTCGACAAGCTCACCGTCGACCTGTCCAGCGGACGTGCCTCCTACGACGTCTTCATGCTGGGCGCGTACATGGTCTGGCAGTACGGCCCACCGGGCTGGCTGGAGGACCTCGGCCCCTGGATGCGCAACGCCTCGGCGACCGGCTCCGAATGGGACCAGGCCGACTTCTTCCCCAACCTCCTCCAGGCCGACCAGTGGTCCCTGAAGGCGGGCGCGCCGCTCGGGCAGGGCGGGCAGTATGCGCTGCCGTGGGGCTGGGAGACCAACGTCGTCGCCTACAACACGGACGTGTTCAGGAAGCTCGGCCTCAAGCCCGCCGAGTCGTTCGACGAGCTGCGCGACATCGCCGGCGTCATCAAGCGCAAGGCGCCGGGAGCCGGGTTCGACGGCATGTACGGGATCGCCGTACGGGGATCGCGCAGCTGGGCGACCATCCACCCGGGCTTCATGACGATGTACGCCCGCAACGGGCTCAAGGACTTCACGGTCGAGGGCGGGAAGCTCACACCCGCGATGAACACCCCGGAGGCCGTCGCCTTCACCGAGGACTGGGCGGGCATGGTCAAGCAGGGCGGGCCGCCGTCCTGGACGTCGTACACCTGGTACCAGTGCTCCAGCGACCTCGGCGCGAAGAAGGCCGGGATGCTGTTCGACGCGGACACGGCCGCCTACTTCCAGGCCGTGGAAGGGGCGAGTCCGGCGTCCGGGAAGATCGCCTTCCACCCCGGCCCGAAGGGACCGGACGGGTCGCTGGCCACCAACATGTGGATCTGGTCGCTCGGCATGAACGCCAAGAGCAAGAAGAAGAGCGCCAGTTGGCTCTTCCTCCAGTGGGCGACCGGCAAGGAGCACCTGCGCAGGAGCGCGATCACGCACAACCACATCGACCCGGTGCGCAGGTCCATCGCCGACGACGCCGCCTACAAGAACAAGATGAAGCACCTGCCCGGCTTCATCGAGACCTTCGAGACCGTCGTCGACCAGACGAAGATCCAGTTCACCCCGCAGGCGCAGTTCTTCGACGCCACCACCAGCTGGGCCTCCGCCCTCCAGGAGATCTACGGCGGCAAGGGCGCCGAGTCGGTCCTCGGCAGGCTGGCGGGCGACCTCGCCGACAAGGTGGGCTAG
- a CDS encoding FGGY-family carbohydrate kinase — translation MTDEHEAWLGIDLGTQSVRVLLVTGDGTVLGSGSAPLAGRRDGVRHEQDPGDWWEGVCTASRAALREHPRTRTRIGGLAVCGTSGTVLLTDGAGRPMTPALMYDDGRATVQAARARMAGAAVQDTWALPKAVWLTETYGPGRVTHQPDVVVSLLTGELPPADSSHALKTGYDLEHDSWPAVLPRLGLPGSALPEVVRPGSPLGEVCASAADATGIPAGTPVVAGMTDGCAAQIASAALRPGSWNSVLGTTLVLKGASSTPVRDPTGVVYNHRAPDGGWLPGGASSVGAGVLTAAFAGADPAAMDTLAAAYEPSGAIAYPLVSPGERFPFHAPDATALVLGEPESDADLWAALLQGVAFTERLCLDYLHHLGAPLDGPLTFTGGAARSPYWNQLRADVLGRPARVPRETEPALGMAALAAYGAGAAPSLAQAAEAMVRIGATVEPRPGRTARFAEPYARLVDELTTRGWLPPPVAAHAHARLDGDTADS, via the coding sequence ATGACCGACGAGCACGAGGCCTGGCTGGGGATCGACCTGGGCACCCAGAGCGTGCGGGTCCTGCTGGTCACCGGGGACGGCACGGTCCTCGGCAGCGGCTCGGCGCCCCTCGCCGGCCGGCGCGACGGCGTACGGCACGAGCAGGATCCGGGGGACTGGTGGGAGGGCGTGTGCACGGCGTCCCGGGCCGCGCTGCGGGAGCACCCGCGGACGAGGACGCGGATCGGCGGGCTCGCGGTGTGCGGGACGTCCGGGACCGTGCTGCTGACGGACGGGGCGGGGCGGCCGATGACCCCCGCCCTGATGTACGACGACGGACGCGCGACCGTGCAGGCGGCCCGGGCGCGGATGGCCGGGGCGGCGGTGCAGGACACCTGGGCCCTGCCGAAGGCGGTGTGGCTGACCGAGACGTACGGCCCCGGCCGCGTCACCCACCAGCCCGACGTGGTCGTCTCCCTCCTCACCGGTGAGCTGCCGCCGGCCGACTCCAGCCACGCCCTGAAGACCGGCTACGACCTGGAGCACGACTCCTGGCCCGCCGTGCTGCCCCGCCTCGGCCTGCCCGGCAGCGCGCTCCCCGAGGTCGTCCGCCCCGGCAGCCCGCTCGGCGAGGTCTGCGCGAGCGCCGCCGACGCCACCGGCATCCCCGCCGGCACGCCCGTCGTCGCCGGGATGACCGACGGCTGCGCGGCCCAGATCGCCTCCGCCGCGCTGCGCCCCGGCTCCTGGAACTCCGTGCTCGGCACCACGCTGGTCCTCAAGGGCGCCTCCTCGACGCCGGTCCGCGACCCGACCGGCGTGGTCTACAACCACCGTGCCCCGGACGGCGGCTGGCTGCCGGGCGGCGCCTCCAGCGTCGGCGCGGGCGTGCTCACGGCGGCGTTCGCGGGCGCCGACCCGGCGGCGATGGACACGCTGGCCGCCGCGTACGAGCCCTCCGGCGCGATCGCCTACCCGCTCGTGTCACCCGGCGAGCGCTTCCCGTTCCACGCGCCGGACGCCACCGCGCTGGTCCTCGGCGAACCGGAGTCGGACGCCGACCTGTGGGCCGCGCTCCTCCAGGGCGTCGCCTTCACCGAACGCCTCTGCCTGGACTACCTGCACCACCTGGGCGCCCCCCTCGACGGCCCCCTCACCTTCACCGGCGGCGCCGCCCGCAGCCCGTACTGGAACCAGCTGCGCGCCGACGTCCTGGGCCGCCCGGCCCGGGTGCCTCGGGAGACGGAACCCGCCCTGGGGATGGCCGCGTTGGCGGCGTACGGCGCGGGCGCGGCACCCTCCCTCGCGCAGGCCGCGGAGGCCATGGTCCGGATCGGTGCGACCGTCGAACCCCGCCCCGGCCGCACCGCCCGCTTCGCCGAGCCGTACGCCCGCCTCGTCGACGAGCTGACCACCCGGGGCTGGCTGCCGCCCCCGGTCGCGGCGCACGCGCACGCCCGCCTGGACGGGGATACTGCGGACTCATGA
- a CDS encoding histidine phosphatase family protein, whose protein sequence is MTTSTDATLLLARHGQTVWHAENRYAGVSDVALTDTGRAQADALGHWAAAHPVDAIWTSPLSRAAITADPACRALGLTPHREPGLRECDFGVLEGRTLAEFAAQYPAAAEAFRTDPVANPFPRAEDPSAAAGRGAAALRRIAAAHPGERVLVVAHNTLLRLVLCTLLSIPAGEYRRVFPRLRNAAISELLVRSDGSAALLSLNVPCDPDLP, encoded by the coding sequence ATGACCACGAGCACCGACGCGACCCTGCTGCTGGCCCGGCACGGACAGACCGTCTGGCACGCCGAGAACCGCTACGCCGGGGTCAGCGACGTGGCCCTCACCGACACCGGACGCGCCCAGGCCGACGCCCTCGGCCACTGGGCCGCCGCCCACCCGGTCGACGCGATCTGGACCTCGCCCCTCTCCCGTGCCGCCATTACCGCCGACCCGGCCTGCCGGGCCCTCGGCCTCACCCCGCACCGCGAACCGGGCCTGCGCGAATGCGACTTCGGGGTGCTGGAGGGCCGTACGCTCGCGGAGTTCGCGGCGCAGTACCCGGCCGCGGCGGAGGCGTTCCGCACCGACCCGGTGGCTAACCCGTTCCCCCGCGCGGAGGACCCGTCGGCCGCCGCCGGACGCGGCGCCGCGGCCCTGCGCCGGATCGCCGCCGCCCACCCGGGCGAGCGCGTCCTCGTGGTCGCGCACAACACGCTGCTGCGTCTGGTGCTGTGCACGCTGCTGTCGATCCCGGCGGGGGAGTACCGCAGAGTGTTCCCCCGGTTGCGCAACGCCGCGATCAGCGAACTCCTCGTGAGATCCGACGGATCCGCCGCACTTCTCTCCCTCAATGTGCCCTGTGACCCCGACCTGCCGTAG
- a CDS encoding SAM-dependent methyltransferase produces the protein MTEIDTSVPHSARIWNYWLGGKDNYPVDEAAGDAYTAVFPGIVTIARSSRAFLGRGIRYLVNEGGVRQFLDVGTGLPTVDNTHEVAQRLAPESRIVYVDNDPLVLAHARALLTSTSEGATAYEDLSLYEPEEILEAASRTLDLSRPTALILSGILGHVADYDRARELVRRLLDGLPSGSYLCVNDGSRGTDPDYENAQDSYNETGAVPYFLRPVDKIEAFFEGLELIEPGVVSVPLWRPDPADQEPRPIGQHGGVGRKP, from the coding sequence ATGACGGAGATCGACACCTCGGTACCGCACTCGGCCCGGATCTGGAACTACTGGCTGGGCGGCAAGGACAACTACCCCGTGGACGAGGCGGCGGGCGACGCGTACACCGCGGTCTTCCCCGGCATCGTCACCATCGCGCGCAGCAGCCGCGCCTTCCTGGGCCGCGGTATCCGGTATCTGGTGAACGAGGGGGGCGTGCGCCAGTTCCTCGACGTCGGCACCGGCCTGCCGACCGTCGACAACACCCACGAGGTCGCCCAGCGCCTCGCCCCCGAGTCGAGGATCGTCTACGTCGACAACGACCCGCTGGTCCTGGCCCACGCCCGCGCCCTGCTCACCTCGACCTCCGAGGGTGCGACGGCGTACGAGGACCTGAGCCTGTACGAGCCCGAGGAGATCCTCGAGGCGGCCTCCCGGACCCTCGACCTCTCCCGTCCCACGGCCCTGATCCTCAGCGGCATCCTCGGCCACGTCGCCGACTACGACCGGGCCCGCGAGCTGGTCCGTCGCCTGCTGGACGGCCTGCCCTCCGGCAGCTACCTCTGCGTCAACGACGGCTCCCGGGGCACCGACCCGGACTACGAGAACGCCCAGGACTCCTACAACGAGACCGGCGCCGTCCCGTACTTCCTGCGCCCGGTCGACAAGATCGAGGCGTTCTTCGAGGGCCTGGAACTCATCGAACCGGGCGTCGTCTCCGTCCCGCTGTGGCGCCCCGACCCTGCCGACCAGGAGCCCCGCCCGATCGGCCAGCACGGCGGAGTGGGCCGCAAGCCCTGA
- a CDS encoding superoxide dismutase — MPVYTLPELPYDYSALAPVISPEIIELHHDKHHAAYVKGANDTLEQLAEARDKESWGSINGLEKNLAFHLSGHILHSIYWQNMTGDGGGEPLAADGVGELADAVAESFGSFANFKAQLSKAAATTQGSGWGVLAYEPLSGRLIVEQVYDHQGNAGQGATPILVFDAWEHAFYLQYRNQKVDFIEAMWQVVNWQDVARRYTAARSRTDVLLLAP; from the coding sequence ATGCCCGTCTACACACTCCCGGAACTGCCCTACGACTACTCCGCGCTCGCGCCCGTGATCAGCCCCGAGATCATCGAGCTGCACCACGACAAGCACCACGCGGCCTATGTGAAGGGCGCCAACGACACGCTGGAGCAGCTGGCCGAGGCGCGGGACAAGGAGTCGTGGGGGTCGATCAACGGCCTGGAGAAGAACCTGGCGTTCCATCTGTCCGGGCACATCCTGCACAGCATCTACTGGCAGAACATGACCGGCGACGGCGGTGGCGAGCCGCTCGCCGCGGACGGGGTGGGCGAGCTGGCGGACGCCGTCGCCGAGTCCTTCGGGTCCTTCGCGAACTTCAAGGCGCAGCTGTCCAAGGCCGCCGCGACCACGCAGGGTTCGGGCTGGGGCGTGCTGGCGTACGAGCCGCTGAGCGGGCGGCTGATCGTCGAGCAGGTCTACGACCACCAGGGCAACGCCGGCCAGGGCGCCACGCCGATCCTCGTGTTCGACGCCTGGGAGCACGCTTTCTACCTCCAGTACAGGAACCAGAAGGTCGACTTCATCGAGGCCATGTGGCAGGTCGTCAACTGGCAGGACGTGGCCCGGCGTTACACCGCGGCCAGGTCCCGTACGGACGTACTGCTGCTGGCTCCCTGA